Proteins from one Neodiprion fabricii isolate iyNeoFabr1 chromosome 5, iyNeoFabr1.1, whole genome shotgun sequence genomic window:
- the LOC124182085 gene encoding B-cell CLL/lymphoma 7 protein family member A isoform X1, protein MATSILGILQVRPPYLYFLWSTYFVIICIPFAETRSRAKDDIKRVMQVVDKVRHWEKKWVTIGETTMKIYKWVPISTLEQKKKGKVIGDKENSLARKAGMDSSNSNFGLAEDSNTCFSTVSDSQGLTDFSAHLGFSEDSNSQNSEPTPKRLKTD, encoded by the exons ATGGCGACTAGTATATTGGGGATACTACAAGTTCGGCCTCcgtatctttattttttatggtCCACATATTTTGTCATAATTTGCATTCCATTCGCAG AGACACGAAGTCGTGCCAAAGATGATATCAAGCGGGTGATGCAAGTTGTCGACAAAGTACGACACTG GGAAAAGAAATGGGTGACCATAGGTGAAACAACGATGAAAATCTACAAATGGGTTCCTATATCTACACTTGAGCAG aaaaaaaaaggaaaggttATTGGTGACAAAGAGAATAGTTTAGCTAGGAAAGCCGGCATGGATTCCTCAAACTCTAATTTTGGTCTCGCAGAGGACTCTAATACCT GTTTTTCAACCGTGAGTGACTCACAGGGACTGACAGATTTCTCCGCACATCTTGGTTTCTCTGAAGATTCAAATTCGCAGAACAGCGAGCCAACGCCTAAGAGATTGAAGACTGATTAA
- the LOC124182085 gene encoding B-cell CLL/lymphoma 7 protein family member A isoform X3, which produces MATSILGILQVRPPYLYFLWSTYFVIICIPFAETRSRAKDDIKRVMQVVDKVRHWEKKWVTIGETTMKIYKWVPISTLEQKKKGKVIGDKENSLARKAGMDSSNSNFGLAEDSNTYFLNKQVFQP; this is translated from the exons ATGGCGACTAGTATATTGGGGATACTACAAGTTCGGCCTCcgtatctttattttttatggtCCACATATTTTGTCATAATTTGCATTCCATTCGCAG AGACACGAAGTCGTGCCAAAGATGATATCAAGCGGGTGATGCAAGTTGTCGACAAAGTACGACACTG GGAAAAGAAATGGGTGACCATAGGTGAAACAACGATGAAAATCTACAAATGGGTTCCTATATCTACACTTGAGCAG aaaaaaaaaggaaaggttATTGGTGACAAAGAGAATAGTTTAGCTAGGAAAGCCGGCATGGATTCCTCAAACTCTAATTTTGGTCTCGCAGAGGACTCTAATACCT attttttgaataaacagGTTTTTCAACCGTGA
- the LOC124182085 gene encoding B-cell CLL/lymphoma 7 protein family member A isoform X2 has protein sequence MMSRSVRAETRSRAKDDIKRVMQVVDKVRHWEKKWVTIGETTMKIYKWVPISTLEQKKKGKVIGDKENSLARKAGMDSSNSNFGLAEDSNTCFSTVSDSQGLTDFSAHLGFSEDSNSQNSEPTPKRLKTD, from the exons atgatgTCACGATCTGTGAGAGCAGAGACACGAAGTCGTGCCAAAGATGATATCAAGCGGGTGATGCAAGTTGTCGACAAAGTACGACACTG GGAAAAGAAATGGGTGACCATAGGTGAAACAACGATGAAAATCTACAAATGGGTTCCTATATCTACACTTGAGCAG aaaaaaaaaggaaaggttATTGGTGACAAAGAGAATAGTTTAGCTAGGAAAGCCGGCATGGATTCCTCAAACTCTAATTTTGGTCTCGCAGAGGACTCTAATACCT GTTTTTCAACCGTGAGTGACTCACAGGGACTGACAGATTTCTCCGCACATCTTGGTTTCTCTGAAGATTCAAATTCGCAGAACAGCGAGCCAACGCCTAAGAGATTGAAGACTGATTAA
- the LOC124182084 gene encoding C-factor isoform X2: MNRYDHVTNFNVVRNRHAELQGLADKWKNIRILQLDVKDTQSHEKVVEEVSKEVGDAGLNVLVNNAGIATKFSRLGLVKEEQLTECFLVNTVAPILLTKAFLPLLKQAASNKETEDLSVERAAVINMSSILGSIGENTQGGYYAYRCSKSALNAATKSMSMDLQSDGILVASLHPGWVKTDMGTQNAPMDIDTSIKAILSTLQTLNKSHTGSFLQYDGKTLPW, translated from the exons GAATTACAGGGATTGGCagataaatggaaaaatatccGAATCCTACAGTTAG ATGTTAAGGACACACAAAGCCATGAAAAGGTGGTGGAGGAGGTCTCAAAGGAGGTTGGAGATGCGGGTTTGAACGTCTTGGTGAACAACGCTGGGATTGCCACTAAATTCTCTCGCCTCGGGCTTGTAAAAGAAGAACAATTGACCGAATGCTTTCTGGTTAACACTGTTGCTCCGATTTTACTGACGAAG GCATTTTTGCCGCTTCTCAAACAGGCAGCTTCTAATAAAGAGACTGAAGACTTGAGCGTCGAACGTGCAGCAGTCATAAACATGTCCTCGATTCTTGGCAGCATCGGTGAAAATACTCAGGGTGGATATTACGCATACCGGTGTAGCAAG TCCGCACTGAATGCAGCAACCAAGTCAATGAGCATGGATTTACAAAGTGACGGAATTCTTGTGGCGTCTCTTCATCCTGGATGGGTGAAAACTGACATGGGTACACAAAATGCACCTATGGACATTGATACCAGTATAAAAGCAATTCTATCTACCCTGCAAACGCTCAACAAAAGTCACACCGGATCGTTCCTACAGTATGACGGCAAAACTCTGCCCTGGTAA
- the LOC124182084 gene encoding C-factor isoform X3 has translation MNIELQGLADKWKNIRILQLDVKDTQSHEKVVEEVSKEVGDAGLNVLVNNAGIATKFSRLGLVKEEQLTECFLVNTVAPILLTKAFLPLLKQAASNKETEDLSVERAAVINMSSILGSIGENTQGGYYAYRCSKSALNAATKSMSMDLQSDGILVASLHPGWVKTDMGTQNAPMDIDTSIKAILSTLQTLNKSHTGSFLQYDGKTLPW, from the exons ATGAATATT GAATTACAGGGATTGGCagataaatggaaaaatatccGAATCCTACAGTTAG ATGTTAAGGACACACAAAGCCATGAAAAGGTGGTGGAGGAGGTCTCAAAGGAGGTTGGAGATGCGGGTTTGAACGTCTTGGTGAACAACGCTGGGATTGCCACTAAATTCTCTCGCCTCGGGCTTGTAAAAGAAGAACAATTGACCGAATGCTTTCTGGTTAACACTGTTGCTCCGATTTTACTGACGAAG GCATTTTTGCCGCTTCTCAAACAGGCAGCTTCTAATAAAGAGACTGAAGACTTGAGCGTCGAACGTGCAGCAGTCATAAACATGTCCTCGATTCTTGGCAGCATCGGTGAAAATACTCAGGGTGGATATTACGCATACCGGTGTAGCAAG TCCGCACTGAATGCAGCAACCAAGTCAATGAGCATGGATTTACAAAGTGACGGAATTCTTGTGGCGTCTCTTCATCCTGGATGGGTGAAAACTGACATGGGTACACAAAATGCACCTATGGACATTGATACCAGTATAAAAGCAATTCTATCTACCCTGCAAACGCTCAACAAAAGTCACACCGGATCGTTCCTACAGTATGACGGCAAAACTCTGCCCTGGTAA